The stretch of DNA GCCGCGGCGATGAAGGGCCTGGGTGCTCGCGTTATCGTGACCGAAATCGATCCCATTTGTGCTCTGCAGGCGACCATGGAAGGTTATCAGGTAACCAACATGGCGGAGGCAGCTGTTGAGGGTGACATTTTCGTCACCACCACCGGAAACAAAGACGTCATCTGTGGTGAGCACATGGATCAGATGAAGCACCAGGCAATCGTCTGTAACATTGGACACTTCGACAGCGAAGTTCAGATCGCTTATCTGAATGATCGTAGTGACATCGAAAAGGTGAACATCAAAACTCCGGCCGACGAAGGCGGACCGGTTGATAAGTACGTTTACCCGGACGGTAAAGCACTGATTGTGCTGGCCGAAGGTCGCCTGGTAAATCTGGGATGTGCCACCGGCCATCCGTCCTTCGTGATGAGCAACAGTTTTACGAATCAGGTGATGGCTCAGCTGGCATTGTGGCAGGATCCCGATAATTACGAAATCGGCGTTCATATGCTGCCAAAACACCTGGACGAAGAAGTCGCACGACTGCATCTGGAAAAGCTGGGCGTGAGACTTGAAGTGTTGTCACAGGAGCAGGCGGAATACATCGGCGTTCCCGTCAATGGTCCGTTTAAACCGGATCATTACCGTTATTAGAGCACATCCGGTATCAGCCAGGGTTTCTTACAGCATTGTCAGACCGGCGACTGCGATGTTGAAACCATTGAACAGAACGTGCACCAGTACCACCGTCCGATAGCTGCGCCGCTGACAGTATGTCCAGCCGATAGCAGCGGCGAGCGGCAGAAGCGCGATACTGTCCGGAAATCCGTGAGCGAATGCAAACAGGAGTGAGGTCACGCATATTGCCAGTGGTACCGGCAGCCGGAACGGACTGCGGTGATTTAAGAATCCGCCCAAAATGACGACACGGTACAGAAGCTCTTCCATCAGTGGTGCGAGGACCACTGCAGTTACGGCAATCAAAAGCAACGATTCCGTACTCACACCATTCATGATCATTTCCAGAAACGGATGCTGGTCCTGTGCCGGAAGCAGCAGGGCCAGCGTTAGTTTCAGGAGTGCAGTGGGCAGCCAGGCCACCAGACAGATCTCTGTGGCAAACTGCAACTCCGGTTTCCATTGCCATTCTTCAGCCGGAGTTTCATTCCGGGAGATGTCGTCATCAGAAACTAAGGATGAAGGGCCTGTTACGTTTAAGTGAACCAGGCTGAGATTCTGATCATCAACGGTTTGGGTTTGACCGGTCTGCGCCTCGTCATTGTGCTGACTGGTTTCAGGAGAATTCAGGAACGGCAGCTGTCGCCAATTCAGGAGTAAAACAGGTATTCCCAGCAGGAGGATCAGGACAATGTCGTAGATCACAGCCTGACGAAGTTTTTTAGCCAGATTGGGGGAATCCGGTCGATCCGCTGCGGTTGAGTCTCCGGTCAGCGATGTTGTCGGAATGCTTTGTTGTGTCCGGCGATCATCCGGTAACCTCAGGCCGGAGGAGTCCGTATCGGATACAGGGGGCTGTCCGCGGTCTGATTTGATGCTGTCAGTGAGGGCGGTTGACGTTTGCCGGTCCGGGTTGATATCTGTGGATG from Fuerstiella sp. encodes:
- a CDS encoding CPBP family intramembrane metalloprotease, which produces MNLSDLPRLLADSAVTEREFRIGEILAGSCVMAALTGSLCILAFWWNRYSRGTSVMPAASRPLLQITAPLLISGLLMALMMAGLALAVSSTDINPDRQTSTALTDSIKSDRGQPPVSDTDSSGLRLPDDRRTQQSIPTTSLTGDSTAADRPDSPNLAKKLRQAVIYDIVLILLLGIPVLLLNWRQLPFLNSPETSQHNDEAQTGQTQTVDDQNLSLVHLNVTGPSSLVSDDDISRNETPAEEWQWKPELQFATEICLVAWLPTALLKLTLALLLPAQDQHPFLEMIMNGVSTESLLLIAVTAVVLAPLMEELLYRVVILGGFLNHRSPFRLPVPLAICVTSLLFAFAHGFPDSIALLPLAAAIGWTYCQRRSYRTVVLVHVLFNGFNIAVAGLTML